The window AAAAAGCAACAGTGATATTGATTTAGTTGTTGAGTTTGGGTTATCAAACTTTGGCAAAGATTTTAAAGGACTTTTTGATGTATTTATGGATTTGTCTTCCTATATCGAAAAATTGTTTGATAGAAAAGTAGATATACTAACTCCTGATAGTATAAGAACTATAAGAATAAAAGAAGTTGCTGAAGAAATTGAAAGGAGCATAATATATGTCTAAAAGAGGAGATAAAGAATTTCTTTGTGACATAAAAGAAGCAATAGGAAGAATTAGAAATTATATTGACGATATGAGTTATAAAGAGTTCCTACAGGATATAAAAACACAAGATGCTGTTGTCCGCAATATAGAAATTATTGGAGAGGCGGTTAAACATTTATCCAACAGTCTAAGAAATAAATACAAGAATATCGAATGGAAAGATATTGCCGGAATGAGAGATAAAATCATTCATTTTTATTTTGGTATAAAATGGGAGCTTGTATGGTCCGCTGTAAAAGACAAGCTGCCTGAATTACTGACTAAAATAGAGACAATTATCAAGGGAATATAGGGATAAAATAAATGGCAACGCTAAATTTTAAAGGGAAAACATTTGTTCAGAATCATCACCTATCGGTGAAATA is drawn from bacterium and contains these coding sequences:
- a CDS encoding nucleotidyltransferase family protein — translated: MKEKILTKEEIIKKLRENREILKRYGVKRIGLFGSYSQGKQKSNSDIDLVVEFGLSNFGKDFKGLFDVFMDLSSYIEKLFDRKVDILTPDSIRTIRIKEVAEEIERSIIYV
- a CDS encoding DUF86 domain-containing protein gives rise to the protein MSKRGDKEFLCDIKEAIGRIRNYIDDMSYKEFLQDIKTQDAVVRNIEIIGEAVKHLSNSLRNKYKNIEWKDIAGMRDKIIHFYFGIKWELVWSAVKDKLPELLTKIETIIKGI